In Persicimonas caeni, a single window of DNA contains:
- a CDS encoding Ig-like domain-containing protein — MNALRIQQSLIGVFLALFITLTASTAHAQQGNRVLVYDGEGGIGSSVTRLQNAMTAAGAAGVDRSTTLSNLANYRIIVLYANTSLSASSRNTLANFYNAGGWIIGVVEAGSYSPSAIPVFNALTSQLGMGNLFAGGDYDSGCGTGSRVVLHPLTAGVSTYRMGWGSRISNATPLLRMPSSNDTLVGINGRFIAIGDTNFVGSPSCFDGSADNATFFGNIWSAATIDATITGPSNVDEGSSASYSANCTGSCSSIDWDLDCTSGFTYDDATGGSATFDAATLDGPSTCELGVRACGSSGYCVTDSMTVTVDNVGPTFTSTPTMSATAGQPYSYVMSATDPAGAADPLTYSINVAPVGASVSGDTLTWTPTCRQLTSYGITVEVSDGDGGADVQSYTVMVSDTDDDGDGVLNCSDNCPADANASQDDTDSDGTGDACDTDDDGDGVDDATDNCPLLANADQTNTDSDAEGDACDADDDNDGALDRADIAPLDPSSCTDGDGDSCDDCSATASTDFAAGSNIDPANDGPDADGDGLCDAGDPVPVAAADAYTTDEDAALSVAAPGVLDNDTDADGDNLTAVLQTDVSNGILTLNGDGSFDYTPDADFNGTDSFTYVANDVTSDSNVVTVTITVTAINDAPEFIAPTPADGETFTVVEGDTLDIQLDAQDPDAGDVLTYSVSPMSTNATLDSASGAYSWTPTWDEAGTHTLNLKVVDVAGGQDLRDITVEVTYIDEDSDGLPDTWETDNGLDPTTADSDGDSIADGDEVGDDLDNPYDTDQDGTLDALDTDSDGDGTTDADEAGDADLATEPVDTDGDGTPDFQDTDSDGDGVVDADDNCRVDANASQDDTDGDGTGDVCDDDTDGDGLSDDIENANGTDPTLVDSDGDNIGDAEEYGDDVENPVDTDSDGTIDALDDDSDDDGVTDADEAGDDDLDTDAIDTNGDGVPDYQDPDSDDDTIEDGQDNCRLVNNPEQIDSDGDGTGDACVDDNDGDTVLDDDDNCPVVANPEQTDTDGDGEGDACDADDDNDGLTDDEEGELGTDPLLPDTDGDGYDDGVEVDEETDPLNPDDYPGHRRPGNAMSAGAGCACDSTGGSTPDASIILLMLLAAGALWRRRRPQAKASAGLVAVALLVCIPSAAQAQDSYNLLKFQPTGLDTGSITVEGSDPIGQYEYRFGLTYSYADSPVQLVDRDDPTKELAPVINSSQIMQLRATVGLIDSLSATLVAPMLLTQDVDANFSSIGTSGLGDVGLQVKYSFMRRGEDPLGLAAQALAYFPTGSDEALASRSGLAGGLNLIADRSFGPVLALFNVGYQHGPAQTFEGSEQENLISFGLGTRTEIMGDTLQGLVEYAGHYGLASSQSSQQFNLGLASRFGPMVATVGGGPGLGREAGTPAWRAFLDVAYAPAEEPVETVEKTEPVEETEPPHPCPDAPEDYAGPVDADGCPLPDTDADGIADRDDKCVDDAEDKDGFEDSDGCPDDNDGDGLADNDDQCPAKAEDKDGFEDDDGCPDEDNDGDKIADLNDNCPDKPETMNSFQDDDGCPDEFKKDSIVIVHTIRFETGSDKLLPASDKVLDEIIGVLQENPNLSLMVEGHADDRGDDEDNLELSRKRARSVVRYLVRNGNIAKKRLEYKGFGESKPMVEGTSDEARAKNRRVEFRVLED; from the coding sequence ATGAACGCGTTACGCATTCAGCAATCCCTAATTGGCGTATTCTTAGCACTTTTTATCACTCTTACTGCGTCGACGGCTCACGCCCAGCAGGGCAACCGCGTGCTCGTCTACGACGGCGAAGGCGGCATCGGCAGCTCCGTAACTCGACTGCAGAACGCGATGACGGCGGCCGGCGCGGCCGGCGTCGATCGTTCGACGACCCTGAGCAACTTGGCCAACTATCGGATCATCGTCCTGTACGCGAACACGTCGCTTTCGGCGTCGAGCCGCAACACGCTGGCTAACTTTTACAACGCCGGCGGCTGGATCATCGGCGTGGTCGAGGCCGGCAGCTACTCGCCCAGCGCAATCCCCGTATTTAACGCGCTGACCAGCCAACTGGGCATGGGTAATCTGTTCGCCGGCGGCGATTACGATTCCGGATGCGGAACCGGCAGCCGCGTCGTCCTCCATCCGCTCACCGCAGGCGTGAGTACCTATCGCATGGGGTGGGGCAGTCGCATCAGCAACGCCACTCCCCTGCTCCGCATGCCGAGCAGTAATGATACGCTCGTGGGCATCAACGGCCGGTTTATCGCGATTGGCGACACGAACTTCGTGGGAAGCCCGAGTTGCTTCGACGGGTCGGCCGACAACGCCACTTTTTTCGGCAATATCTGGAGCGCGGCGACCATCGACGCGACCATTACCGGCCCGTCGAACGTCGATGAAGGCAGCAGCGCGAGCTACTCGGCCAACTGCACCGGCAGCTGCTCGAGCATCGACTGGGACCTCGATTGCACCTCCGGGTTCACCTACGACGACGCCACCGGCGGCTCGGCCACCTTCGACGCAGCCACGCTCGACGGCCCGTCCACCTGTGAGCTGGGCGTGCGCGCCTGCGGGAGCAGCGGCTACTGCGTGACCGACTCGATGACGGTCACCGTCGACAACGTCGGCCCGACGTTCACCTCCACGCCGACCATGTCGGCCACCGCCGGCCAGCCCTACAGCTACGTTATGAGCGCCACCGACCCGGCCGGCGCGGCGGACCCGCTGACCTACTCGATCAATGTTGCGCCCGTGGGCGCTAGCGTCTCCGGCGACACGCTCACCTGGACGCCGACCTGTCGGCAGCTCACCAGCTACGGCATCACCGTCGAGGTCTCCGACGGAGACGGAGGCGCCGACGTTCAGAGCTACACGGTGATGGTCTCCGACACTGACGACGACGGCGACGGCGTTCTCAATTGCTCGGACAACTGCCCTGCCGACGCCAACGCCAGCCAGGACGACACCGACTCCGATGGCACCGGCGACGCCTGCGACACCGACGATGACGGCGACGGCGTCGACGACGCGACCGACAACTGCCCGCTGCTGGCCAACGCCGACCAGACCAACACCGACTCGGACGCCGAAGGTGACGCCTGCGACGCCGACGATGACAACGATGGCGCCCTGGACCGCGCCGACATCGCCCCGCTCGACCCGTCCTCGTGCACCGACGGCGACGGCGATAGCTGCGACGACTGCTCGGCGACTGCGAGCACCGACTTTGCGGCGGGCTCGAATATCGACCCGGCCAACGACGGCCCCGATGCCGACGGCGACGGCCTGTGCGACGCGGGCGACCCTGTGCCGGTGGCGGCCGCAGACGCCTACACCACCGACGAGGACGCCGCGCTTAGCGTGGCGGCGCCCGGCGTGCTCGACAACGACACCGACGCCGACGGCGACAACCTGACCGCCGTGCTGCAGACCGATGTCTCCAACGGCATTCTCACGCTGAACGGCGACGGGTCCTTCGACTACACGCCCGACGCCGACTTCAACGGCACCGACAGCTTCACCTACGTGGCAAACGACGTCACCTCCGACTCGAACGTGGTGACGGTGACGATCACCGTGACGGCGATCAACGACGCGCCCGAGTTCATCGCGCCCACGCCCGCCGACGGCGAGACCTTCACGGTCGTCGAAGGCGACACGCTCGACATCCAACTCGACGCCCAGGACCCCGACGCCGGCGACGTGCTGACCTACTCGGTCTCGCCGATGTCGACCAACGCCACGCTCGACTCGGCCAGCGGCGCCTATAGCTGGACGCCGACGTGGGACGAGGCAGGCACGCACACGCTGAACCTCAAGGTCGTCGACGTGGCCGGTGGCCAAGATCTGCGCGATATCACCGTCGAGGTGACCTATATCGACGAGGACTCCGATGGCCTGCCCGACACCTGGGAGACCGACAACGGACTCGACCCGACCACCGCGGACAGCGACGGCGACTCGATCGCTGACGGCGACGAAGTGGGCGACGACCTCGACAACCCGTACGACACAGACCAAGACGGCACCCTCGACGCCCTCGACACCGACTCCGACGGCGACGGGACGACCGATGCCGACGAGGCCGGTGACGCCGACCTGGCGACCGAGCCCGTCGACACCGATGGCGACGGCACGCCCGACTTCCAGGACACCGATTCCGACGGCGACGGCGTGGTCGACGCCGATGACAACTGCCGCGTCGACGCCAACGCAAGCCAGGACGACACCGACGGCGACGGCACCGGCGACGTGTGCGACGACGACACCGACGGCGACGGCCTGAGCGACGACATCGAGAACGCCAACGGCACCGACCCGACGCTCGTCGACAGTGACGGCGACAATATCGGCGACGCCGAAGAGTACGGTGACGACGTCGAAAACCCGGTCGACACCGATTCGGACGGCACCATCGACGCCCTCGACGACGACTCCGACGACGACGGCGTGACCGACGCCGACGAAGCCGGCGACGACGACCTCGACACCGACGCCATCGACACCAACGGCGACGGCGTACCCGACTATCAAGACCCCGACTCGGACGACGACACCATTGAAGACGGCCAAGACAACTGCCGTCTGGTGAACAACCCCGAGCAGATCGACTCCGACGGTGACGGCACCGGCGACGCCTGCGTCGACGACAACGACGGCGACACCGTGCTCGACGACGACGACAACTGCCCGGTAGTCGCCAACCCCGAGCAGACGGACACCGACGGTGACGGCGAAGGCGACGCGTGCGACGCCGACGACGACAACGACGGCCTGACCGACGACGAAGAAGGCGAGCTGGGCACCGACCCGCTGCTGCCCGACACCGACGGTGACGGCTACGACGACGGCGTCGAGGTCGACGAGGAGACCGATCCGCTCAACCCCGACGACTACCCGGGCCACCGCCGCCCCGGCAACGCGATGTCGGCAGGCGCCGGCTGCGCGTGTGACTCGACCGGCGGCTCGACCCCCGACGCGAGTATCATTCTGCTGATGCTCCTGGCCGCAGGCGCCCTGTGGCGCCGACGCCGCCCGCAGGCCAAGGCGTCGGCCGGTCTCGTGGCGGTCGCCCTGCTCGTCTGCATTCCGAGCGCTGCGCAGGCGCAGGACAGCTACAACCTGCTCAAGTTCCAGCCCACCGGCCTCGACACCGGTTCGATCACCGTCGAGGGCTCCGACCCCATCGGCCAGTACGAGTATCGGTTCGGCCTGACCTACAGCTACGCCGACTCTCCGGTGCAACTCGTCGACCGCGACGACCCCACCAAGGAACTCGCGCCGGTCATCAACAGCAGCCAAATCATGCAGCTGCGTGCGACCGTCGGGCTTATCGACAGCCTGTCCGCCACGTTGGTCGCTCCGATGTTGCTCACCCAGGACGTCGACGCCAACTTCAGCTCCATCGGCACCAGCGGACTGGGAGACGTCGGCCTGCAGGTCAAATACAGTTTCATGCGCCGCGGCGAGGACCCGTTGGGCCTGGCTGCGCAAGCGCTGGCTTATTTTCCGACCGGTAGCGACGAAGCCCTCGCGAGCCGCAGCGGACTCGCCGGAGGCCTCAACCTCATCGCCGACCGCAGCTTCGGCCCTGTCCTCGCCCTCTTCAACGTGGGTTACCAGCACGGACCGGCGCAGACCTTCGAGGGCAGCGAGCAGGAGAACCTGATCAGCTTTGGCCTCGGCACGCGCACCGAAATCATGGGCGACACCCTGCAAGGACTCGTCGAGTACGCCGGCCACTACGGCCTGGCGAGCTCGCAGTCGAGCCAGCAATTCAACCTGGGCCTGGCTAGCCGCTTCGGCCCAATGGTCGCGACCGTCGGTGGCGGCCCCGGCCTCGGTCGTGAGGCGGGAACGCCCGCCTGGCGCGCGTTCCTCGACGTGGCCTACGCCCCCGCCGAAGAGCCGGTCGAGACGGTCGAGAAGACCGAGCCCGTCGAAGAGACCGAGCCGCCCCACCCCTGCCCCGACGCCCCCGAGGATTACGCCGGCCCGGTCGACGCCGACGGCTGCCCGCTGCCCGACACAGACGCCGACGGCATCGCCGACCGCGACGACAAATGCGTCGATGACGCCGAGGACAAAGACGGCTTCGAAGACAGCGACGGCTGCCCCGACGACAACGACGGTGACGGCCTCGCCGACAACGACGACCAGTGCCCGGCTAAAGCCGAGGACAAAGATGGCTTCGAGGACGACGACGGTTGCCCCGAC
- a CDS encoding ArsA family ATPase — MSETPATRQTDHDPVSSCLETARLIVCSGPGGVGKTTTAAALGLRGALMGRKVIVLTIDPAKRLANSLGLAELTNTPQHIPLEEHLDELPDPGEGELWAMMLDQEQTLAELVARHAPDTGALERAKENNIYKLLSTALAGMQEYMALEKLHDLYTGGYFDLVVLDTPPTKNALDFLETPKRASRFFDERIIKWFLPDKSKSGGFFSRVFNAGSVVQGLLSKIFGENFITDLVEFFDTFQYLIDVLKERGDMIEFILRDPATYFLIITSADPRRIKEALYFHEKLAKLDQKAQAFIINRVTPEFQQVDVERVQDAEIDQLLREHGLEDADEVARMRDELEAHYRSLAKLAVKDRTSIETLGEKVGRHVLQSIPLLGEDVHTLGALLKLSNWLTPSRPVTA; from the coding sequence GTGTCTGAGACGCCCGCCACACGACAAACGGACCACGACCCGGTCTCCAGCTGCCTCGAGACCGCCCGGTTGATAGTTTGCAGCGGCCCTGGAGGCGTGGGCAAGACCACCACCGCGGCCGCCCTGGGTTTGCGCGGGGCGCTGATGGGCCGCAAGGTCATCGTGCTGACCATCGATCCGGCCAAGCGTCTGGCCAACAGCCTCGGACTCGCCGAGCTGACCAATACCCCGCAGCATATTCCGCTCGAGGAGCACCTCGACGAGCTGCCAGACCCGGGTGAAGGCGAGTTGTGGGCGATGATGCTCGACCAAGAGCAGACGCTGGCCGAGCTCGTCGCTCGCCACGCCCCCGACACCGGGGCGCTCGAGCGTGCCAAGGAAAACAACATCTACAAGCTGCTGTCGACCGCCTTGGCAGGCATGCAGGAGTACATGGCGCTCGAAAAGCTGCACGACCTTTATACCGGCGGCTATTTCGACCTCGTCGTGCTCGACACTCCGCCGACGAAGAACGCGCTCGATTTCCTCGAGACGCCCAAGCGCGCCTCGCGCTTCTTCGACGAGCGCATCATCAAGTGGTTCCTGCCCGACAAGTCGAAGTCGGGCGGCTTCTTCAGCCGCGTGTTCAACGCCGGTTCGGTTGTTCAGGGGCTCCTGTCCAAGATCTTCGGCGAGAACTTCATCACCGACCTGGTCGAGTTCTTCGACACCTTCCAGTACTTGATCGACGTGCTCAAAGAACGCGGCGACATGATCGAGTTCATCTTGCGCGACCCGGCCACCTACTTTCTCATCATCACCAGCGCCGACCCTCGGCGCATCAAAGAGGCGCTCTACTTCCACGAGAAGCTGGCCAAGCTCGACCAGAAGGCGCAGGCCTTCATCATCAACCGCGTCACCCCCGAGTTCCAGCAGGTCGACGTCGAGCGCGTCCAAGACGCCGAGATCGACCAACTCTTGCGCGAGCATGGCCTCGAGGACGCCGACGAGGTCGCCCGCATGCGCGACGAGCTCGAAGCCCACTACCGCTCGTTGGCCAAGCTCGCCGTCAAAGACCGCACCTCCATCGAGACTTTGGGAGAGAAGGTCGGCCGGCACGTGCTCCAGTCCATCCCCCTGCTCGGCGAAGACGTCCACACGCTGGGAGCACTGCTCAAGCTGAGCAATTGGCTCACGCCGTCGCGGCCTGTAACGGCTTGA
- a CDS encoding ArsA family ATPase: MIEALGQKRLIYVTGKGGVGKSTITAALGRALANQGKRTLIIETDAFSAMPDLLGIGKEVTGPDPAGENLWAENLEASECFVRTLTRFVPSERISRAVVQNKVARVFFNAAPSVNEFVILDQIFEEAERKEGGEFVYDHVIVDLPASGHAVTFLSVPQTLYGMMKVGPIAKRARQLADEIRDERRTAIVAVCLPEEMPVNETIELSENLRESLDRELTGVIINMVHSLPVDPSRREVFENVLSQLRDEGQVDEDSIHNADGPALSKLVAGNALALGWYDRDQHYLGLLKERVDAPVTPVPVIYDDSSVRIVDALAEQLTQPDGAENAAAS, from the coding sequence ATGATCGAAGCACTCGGACAAAAGCGCTTAATCTACGTCACCGGCAAAGGGGGCGTGGGAAAGAGCACCATCACTGCCGCGCTGGGCCGGGCGTTGGCCAACCAGGGCAAACGCACGTTGATCATCGAGACGGATGCGTTCTCGGCGATGCCCGACCTGCTCGGCATTGGCAAGGAGGTCACCGGTCCCGACCCGGCCGGCGAGAACCTGTGGGCCGAGAACTTGGAGGCCAGCGAGTGCTTCGTGCGCACGCTGACACGTTTTGTACCCAGTGAGCGCATCTCGCGAGCGGTCGTGCAAAACAAAGTCGCCCGCGTCTTCTTCAACGCCGCCCCCTCGGTCAACGAGTTCGTCATCCTCGACCAGATCTTCGAGGAGGCCGAACGAAAGGAAGGCGGCGAGTTTGTCTACGACCACGTCATCGTCGATCTGCCGGCCAGCGGCCACGCGGTCACATTCTTGAGCGTGCCGCAGACACTGTACGGCATGATGAAAGTGGGCCCCATCGCCAAGCGCGCCCGACAGTTGGCCGATGAAATCCGCGACGAGCGGCGCACGGCCATCGTGGCAGTGTGTCTGCCCGAAGAGATGCCGGTCAACGAGACCATCGAGTTGAGCGAGAACCTGCGTGAGTCGCTCGATCGCGAGCTGACCGGTGTGATCATCAACATGGTCCACAGCCTGCCGGTCGACCCGTCACGCCGCGAGGTCTTCGAGAACGTGCTCAGCCAGCTTCGCGACGAAGGCCAGGTCGACGAGGACTCCATCCACAACGCCGACGGCCCTGCGCTGAGCAAGCTCGTCGCCGGCAACGCACTGGCGTTGGGATGGTACGACCGCGACCAGCACTACCTGGGCCTGCTCAAAGAGCGCGTCGACGCGCCCGTGACGCCGGTGCCCGTGATTTACGATGACAGCAGCGTGCGTATCGTCGACGCGCTGGCCGAGCAGTTGACGCAGCCAGACGGCGCCGAAAACGCCGCCGCTTCCTAG
- a CDS encoding 30S ribosomal protein S1, whose amino-acid sequence MTTQETTQPTTEDFAALLEEFDQEIEVVYENEITQGRILEIGEDYALIDIGFKSEGRIPVDEFKDESGKLLFEEGDEVDVLVESREDESGQCVLSKERADRMKVWDAIADKADDDQLVRGVITNRVKGGLQVDIGVKAFLPGSQVELRPTRNLDKYIGQEFAFRIIKFNQSRHNIVLSRRALLEDERAELKKKTLTKLKQGAVIDGIVKNITDYGAFVDLGGIDGLLHITDMSWGRVSHPTEMFTVGDEIQVKVLKFNPDNERVSLGYKQLTPDPWEGAEDRYPDGANVLGKVVSLIDYGAFVELEEGIEGLIHISEMSWTRRIKHPNRVVSEGEIIEVQVLNLDTDEKKVSLGIKQIDPNPWELLEDKYPVGTRILGKIRNITDFGIFIGIEEGIDGLVHISDISWTQKIRHPSEIYDAGQEVEAVVLNIDVENERFSLGIKQLEPDPWETIPQRYPPGKIITAKITKITDFGAFAEIEEGIEGLIHISELAERRIEDVREVVKVGEEHKVEVISVDPKERKIALSIKNFVRRSERGSLQEYTEDAGATAQLGDLLKGKLGEIAEGSEAISSEEAEEAEEVEAEAAEAEEAEEAAAAEEAEEAAEAEEAEEAEEAEEAEEAEEAEEEASSEEE is encoded by the coding sequence ATGACAACCCAGGAAACCACACAACCCACAACGGAAGACTTTGCGGCTCTTCTCGAAGAGTTCGACCAAGAGATCGAGGTCGTCTACGAGAACGAGATCACTCAAGGCCGCATTCTCGAGATTGGCGAGGACTACGCGCTCATCGACATCGGCTTCAAGTCCGAGGGACGCATCCCGGTCGACGAGTTCAAAGACGAGTCCGGCAAGCTTCTTTTCGAAGAAGGCGACGAAGTCGACGTGCTCGTCGAGTCGCGCGAGGACGAGTCTGGCCAGTGCGTGCTGTCCAAAGAGCGCGCTGACCGGATGAAGGTCTGGGACGCGATTGCCGACAAAGCCGACGACGACCAGCTGGTGCGCGGTGTCATCACCAACCGCGTCAAAGGTGGTCTTCAGGTCGACATCGGCGTCAAGGCATTCCTGCCCGGCAGCCAGGTCGAACTTCGCCCGACGCGCAACTTGGACAAGTATATTGGCCAAGAGTTCGCGTTCCGGATCATCAAGTTCAACCAGAGCCGTCACAACATCGTTCTGAGCCGCCGCGCGCTGCTCGAGGACGAGCGCGCCGAGCTCAAGAAGAAGACCCTCACCAAGCTCAAGCAGGGCGCCGTCATCGACGGTATCGTCAAGAACATCACCGACTACGGTGCGTTCGTCGACCTGGGTGGTATCGACGGCCTGCTGCACATCACCGACATGAGCTGGGGCCGGGTGTCGCACCCGACCGAGATGTTCACCGTGGGTGATGAGATTCAGGTCAAAGTCCTCAAGTTCAACCCCGACAACGAGCGCGTCAGCCTTGGTTACAAGCAGCTGACCCCGGACCCGTGGGAAGGCGCCGAGGATCGCTACCCGGACGGAGCCAACGTGCTCGGCAAGGTGGTCAGCCTGATCGACTACGGTGCATTCGTCGAGCTCGAGGAAGGCATCGAGGGTCTCATCCACATCTCCGAGATGAGCTGGACCCGTCGCATCAAGCACCCCAACCGCGTGGTCAGCGAAGGCGAGATCATCGAGGTTCAGGTCCTCAACCTGGACACCGACGAGAAGAAGGTCTCGCTGGGTATCAAGCAGATCGACCCGAACCCCTGGGAGCTTCTCGAGGACAAGTACCCCGTCGGTACTCGCATCCTTGGCAAGATCCGCAACATCACCGACTTCGGTATCTTCATCGGCATCGAGGAAGGCATCGACGGCCTGGTCCACATCAGCGACATCAGCTGGACCCAGAAGATCCGTCACCCCTCCGAGATCTACGACGCCGGCCAAGAGGTCGAGGCGGTCGTGCTCAACATCGACGTCGAGAACGAGCGCTTCTCGCTCGGTATCAAGCAGCTGGAGCCGGACCCGTGGGAGACCATCCCGCAGCGCTATCCGCCGGGAAAGATCATCACGGCCAAGATCACCAAGATCACCGACTTCGGCGCTTTTGCCGAAATCGAAGAGGGTATCGAAGGCCTGATCCACATCTCCGAGCTGGCCGAGCGCCGCATCGAAGATGTGCGTGAGGTGGTCAAAGTTGGCGAAGAGCACAAAGTCGAAGTCATCAGTGTCGACCCCAAAGAGCGCAAAATTGCGCTGTCGATCAAGAACTTCGTGCGTCGCTCCGAGCGCGGAAGCCTGCAGGAGTACACCGAGGATGCGGGCGCAACCGCCCAGCTCGGCGACCTCCTCAAGGGCAAGCTCGGCGAAATCGCCGAGGGTTCCGAGGCGATCAGCTCCGAAGAAGCTGAAGAGGCCGAAGAAGTCGAAGCGGAAGCCGCCGAAGCCGAAGAGGCCGAGGAAGCTGCTGCGGCTGAAGAGGCCGAAGAAGCTGCCGAAGCCGAAGAGGCTGAAGAGGCTGAAGAGGCTGAAGAAGCTGAAGAGGCTGAAGAGGCTGAAGAAGAGGCGAGCTCCGAAGAGGAGTAA
- a CDS encoding cystathionine gamma-synthase: MHKPDHDYREFGFGTRAIHAGQEPDPTTGAIMTPIFQTSTYVQSSPGEHTGYEYSRSQNPTRHALEDCVASLEGGKHGIAFGSGCAATTTILHMLESGDHVVSGDDVYGGTYRLFTRVFDQMDVDFSFVDMTDVDAFEASLTDKTKLVWLESPTNPLLKICDIEKICEIAHARDIPVVVDNTFMSPYFQQPLALGADMVVHSMTKFINGHSDVVAGMVVTNDDDIAEKLHFLQNSMGAVPGPMDCWLVLRGLKTLHVRMRQHQENAQRIAAFLDSHDAVERVIYPGLESHPQYEIAQRQMSGPGGMITFFLKGGLDKARRMLEAVEVFALAESLGGVESLIEHPAIMTHASVPKEVREELGITDGLVRLSVGIEDGDDLLADLEQALEA; the protein is encoded by the coding sequence ATGCACAAACCAGACCACGACTACCGTGAATTCGGCTTCGGCACCCGTGCCATCCACGCCGGCCAGGAACCCGACCCCACGACCGGCGCCATCATGACGCCGATCTTCCAGACCTCGACCTACGTCCAGTCGAGCCCCGGCGAGCATACCGGCTACGAGTACAGCCGCTCGCAGAACCCGACGCGTCATGCGCTCGAAGACTGCGTGGCCAGCCTCGAAGGCGGCAAGCACGGCATCGCCTTTGGCTCGGGATGCGCGGCGACCACGACGATTTTGCACATGCTCGAAAGTGGCGACCACGTGGTCTCGGGTGACGACGTCTATGGTGGAACCTACCGCCTGTTCACCCGGGTGTTCGACCAGATGGACGTCGACTTTTCCTTCGTCGACATGACCGACGTGGACGCCTTCGAGGCGTCGCTGACCGACAAGACCAAGCTGGTGTGGCTCGAGTCGCCGACCAACCCGCTGCTCAAGATTTGCGACATCGAAAAGATCTGCGAGATCGCCCACGCGCGAGACATCCCGGTGGTGGTCGACAACACGTTCATGAGCCCGTACTTCCAGCAGCCGTTGGCGCTGGGCGCGGACATGGTCGTCCACTCGATGACCAAATTCATCAACGGTCACTCCGACGTGGTCGCCGGGATGGTGGTGACCAATGACGACGACATCGCCGAGAAGTTGCACTTCTTGCAGAACTCGATGGGCGCCGTTCCCGGCCCGATGGACTGCTGGCTGGTGCTTCGCGGCCTGAAAACGCTCCACGTGCGCATGCGTCAGCACCAGGAGAATGCTCAGCGGATCGCTGCCTTTCTCGACTCTCATGACGCCGTCGAGCGGGTGATTTATCCGGGACTCGAGTCCCACCCGCAGTACGAGATCGCCCAACGTCAGATGTCGGGCCCCGGCGGCATGATCACCTTCTTCCTCAAAGGCGGCCTCGATAAGGCGCGTCGCATGCTCGAGGCGGTCGAGGTTTTCGCGCTCGCCGAGAGTCTGGGCGGCGTCGAGAGTCTCATCGAGCACCCGGCGATCATGACGCACGCGTCAGTTCCCAAGGAAGTC